A window of Canis lupus baileyi chromosome 3, mCanLup2.hap1, whole genome shotgun sequence genomic DNA:
GCTGAAGATTCTCAAACACTTCAAGCACGACAACATCATCGCCATCAAGGACATCTTGAGGCCCACTGTGCCCTATGGGGAGTTCAAATCTGTGTAAGGAGCAGGGAcggaagaggaaggcagaggtgggATCTGAAGTTTTCAAAGGGCAACTGAACCTAATGTAAGGCAGGCTGGGAAAGTTCCCATTATTCCAGGACCAGTGTCCCTTAGGGCTTTGCTGGGGACAGCTGCAGTTGCTCAAGAAGAGTGCAGGTGGTTACCGGTGGTTACTGTTTTATAGAATCTTGGTAGGTAGAACCAATATAAGATGTTCATATAGTAACTGCACTCTTCTACTCTCATAGCAGATATTGCTAGTCAATCATAGagcattttcttcaaaaaaatgggTAAGCCTTCACAGTTTTCAGAGTCTTTCAGGCAGCTATACCAAACAATGGAGATGGCCTCCAAACTAAACTTATTGGCCAGCCCTGGTTTAGTCCAACCCCATCTTTTCTTTGATGGGGAAACTAGATCTAGAGAGAAGAGTGACCTAACTTCATGGAAACATTAGAGAAAATCTAGAATCTTCATACCATCCCATTGGCCCCTGCGGCACGTGAAGATGAGGCTATTACCTGTCGAGCCGGGAGGCTGGAGTGAGGCTGGAGTGTGGGCGAGGTAGCCATGCTTATCTTTCTTGTCCCCTCTAGCTATGTGGTCCTGGACCTGATGGAGAGTGACCTGCACCAGATCATCCACTCCTCCCAGCCACTCACTCTGGAGCACGTGCGCTACTTCCTGTATCAGCTGCTTCGGGGCCTCAAGTACATGCACTCGGCTCAGGTCATCCACCGCGACCTCAAGCCCTCCAACCTGTTGGTGAATGAGAATTGTGAGCTCAAGATTGGCGACTTTGGCATGGCCCGTGGCCTGTGCACCTCGCCTGCTGAACACCAGTACTTCATGACTGAGTATGTGGCCACACGCTGGTACCGTGCTCCTGAGCTCATGCTCTCACTGCACGAGTACACACAGGCTATCGACCTGTGGTCTGTGGGCTGCATCTTTGGTGAGATGCTAGCCCGGCGCCAGCTCTTCCCAGGCAAAAATTATGTACACCAGCTGCAGCTGATCATGATGGTGCTGGGTACCCCGTCGCCAGCTGTAATCCAGGCTGTGGGGGCTGAGAGAGTGCGGGCCTACATCCAGAGCCTGCCACCACGTCAGGCTGTGCCCTGGGAGACAGTGTATCCAGGCGCCGACCGCCAGGCCCTGTCACTGCTGGGACGCATGTTGCGTTTCGAGCCTAGCGCCCGCATCTCTGCAGCTGCTGCCCTTCGCCACCCCTTCCTGGCCAAGTACCATGACCCTGATGATGAGCCTGACTGTGCCCCAccttttgattttgcttttgacCGTGAAGCCCTCACTCGGGAGCGCATTAAAGAGGCTATAGTGGCGGAGATCGAGGACTTCCATGCACGACGTGAGGGCATCCGCCAACAGATCCGCTTCCAGCCTTCCCTGCAGCCTGTGGCCAGTGAACCTGGCTGCCCTGATGTTGAGATGCCCAGTCCCTGGGCTCCCAGCGGGGACTGTGCCATGGAGTCACCTCCACCAGCTCCACCGCCGTGTCCTGGCCCTGCACCTGACACCATTGATCTGACCCTGCAACCACCCCTGCCAGCTAGTGAACCAGCCCCTCCGAAGAAGGAGGGTGCCATCTCAGACAACACCAAGGCAGCCCTCAAAGCCGCCCTGCTCAAGTCCTTGCGGAGCCGGCTCCGAGGTGCCTTGCGGAGGCAGCAGCTGGCCAGGGAGCGGGGTTGCAGAGGGGTACTCCCAGTTTGGACAGGCCGCAGACTCTTATCTTCTCCCTGCCAACTTCTCTGCAGATGGCCCCAGTGCTCCTCTGGAAGCTCCTGAGCCTCGAAAGCCGGTGACTGCCCAGGAGCGTCAGCGGGAGCGGGAGGAGAAGCGGCGGAGGCGGCAAGAGCGAGCCAAGGAGCGGGAGAAGCGGCGGCAGGAGCGGGAACGCAAGGAGCGGGGGGCCGGGACCTCTGGGGGTCCGTCCACCGATCCCCTGGCTGGGCTGGTGCTCAGTGACAATGACCGCAGCCTGCTGGAGCGCTGGACTCGCATggcccggcccgcagcccccacagcagccccaaccccagccccagccccagcccatgCCCCAGTCCCAGCACCcgccccagctcagcccagcagtcctcctgctgcccccccacCAAAACCAGCAGGCTCCCCCACTGGTCCTGTACCGCAGCCTGCTTGCCCAGCCCCTGGGCCTGCTCCTCACCCCGCCAGCCCTCCGGGGCCTGTCCCTGGCCCAGCTCCACTCCAGACTGCCACCCCTAGCCTCCTGGCTCCCCCTGCACTTGTGCCACCCTCTGGGCTGCCTGGCCCCGGTGCCGTAGCTGTGCTGCCTTACTTCCCATCTGGCCCGCCCCCTCCAGAGCCCGGAGGGGCCCCTCAGCCCTCCACCTCAGAATCCCCCGACGTCAACCTGGTCACTCAGCAGCTGTCCAAGTCACAGGTGAGAGGCTGTGGAGAAACCTGGATCTGGGCCCAGGGAAAATGGGTTTGAGAAGTCCTTGCTGtttggtgggggcggggggacaggagaggcttCAGTGTACCTTTATTCCATGAAAACTGAGTGGCAAATGGGGTTTTATCTCTGAACTTGTCATCTTGCTCTTAGAAGGAGCTCAATGCCAACGAACCGGTTGGGAGATGACTAAGATGCTTCCTAAGTTATGCCTGGTCTGCAGACAGGCCCTTGACTGGCACTCAGCAATTGTCCAGGCTGGTGCTGTCCCCAACGGCTGTCCAGGCAGAGTCACTGACAGGGTCGGGACAGAGTTGCGGGATAACCTCTGTCTGCTCTTGATACTGCCTGTGTTGTAACCTGCTGTCGCCTGTTGCAGGTGGAGGACCCCTTGCCCCCAGTCTTCTCGGGCACTCCAAAGGGCAGTGGGGCCGGCTATGGTGTTGGCTTTGACCTGGAGGAATTCCTAAACCAGTCTTTTGACATGGGAGTGGCTGACGGGCCACAGGATGGGTAAGATGGCTGGACCAAGCTTCTGGAATGGGCCTGTGGGTAGGGTTTCCTGGTGCAGGAGGAGCTTGCCTGTGGGATGGGCAAGGAGCCAGCCTAGGCTAACAGGGCCTCTCCCCTCCGCTCTCCCTGCTTCCCTTTTTCCTGCAGCCAGGCAGACTCAGCCTCACTCTCAGCTTCCCTGCTTGCTGACTGGCTGGAGGGCCACGGCATGAACCCTGCCGACATTGAGTCCCTGCAGCGTGAGATCCAGATGGATTCCCCGATGCTGCTGGCTGACCTGCCGGACCTCCAGGAGCCCTGAGGTCCACAGCCTGTGCCTTGCTGCCCGGGGCGGACCCAGCTACAAGACTCACAGGAACATTTCCAAGAGCTGGAGCCTTGGGCCCAGCAGTGGAAACTCAGCTTCGATTATTCTGCAGGTTCATCTCAGACACACTGCAGCCTTAAGCAGCCACCTGAGCCACCGCCAAGCCACGGCAGGATCAGGAAACCTCTACTCCCTGAGCGATCCTTTTcagtattgtatttttattataattattattattatattaatattgtgACGCCATTTCTTTGCCATCAAAATGAGCCCTGTGAAATATAAGATTCCCTTTAGGGCCTAACTCTAGGTGTCTTTTTAGAGTTGAGGTCAGGGTGTTGTCAGTAGGGGAGCAAGGAGGAGCCAGGTTCTTGTATTTGAGACCCAAGCAAACACGATTGCATGCACGACAGACAGCCAAAGCCAGTTCATTCAGATCCTGAGCTTTATTGAGATCTTCACTCCCCACCTGCTTACAGCCCCTCAGAGGTTGTCCTGtgcccaccccctacccccccaccaTGTTCAGACCTCAACTCTAGGGCCGGTGGGGGGACCTGGTATCTATGCCTACCTTGACTGTAGCTGTTTTTAGAGTGGCGTGCAGTAGCTGTGGTGACATACGGATTTAGCATTGAGCTTTGGGGGGCTGGGACAGGCGGGTGGGAGCAGCAGAGTAGGGccatgaggtgggggtgggggtccatGGTGCTCCCCACTAGGGAATGAGTTGTGGGAGGGAGGCCAAGGATGGGGAGATGCTCTGAGGACAGTGGGGGGGCATGCTGGGGTGTGGCAGCGATGGCCACGCACGGGTGGCCTGGCATCCACGACGCCAGCTCAGTCTAGCATACTGGGGGGTCCCCAGTTGGAGGAGTCCACAGCAAGGAAGCTCACCAAGGTGGTACACAAAAGCCACAGCCTTGGAGTGTAGCTCCCGGCTTTCCAcctttgggggagggcagaggcaagCTAGAGTCTCGTGGAGCCCGGTCAGGTCCAGGGGGGAATGGCCGTACCTTTCCGAGGGGCCCCAGGAGAGCTGCTGGCCCCATAGCTATAGGTGAGGTGCGGAAGGCCTGGCTTTGAGATGGACACCCTGGGTGTGACAGGACCCGCTGGGGCTAGAACCACAAGGCCCCCACCATGGGAAGCAGGTGCTAAGAGAGCagcgggcaggggtggggtggggtgcagagggggcCCTTGTGGAGACCAGGAGCAGccaggggaggctcagggcctgatgGGGGCCAGCCCCTCAGGCCCGGCGGATTTTCATCTCGGTGCGCTTGAGAGAGTAGTAGAAGCCCTTCCACTGGGCCCAGTTGATGCCATTAGCATAGGAGAGgtgggagccacccaggtagaaGCCGTTGAGGTTGGCAAAGTGGCAGCTGCGGAACCAGAAGGCTCCTGAGGAGAGGGCCGCGCAGTTCTGCACAAAGAGGTCCTGGTCCCGGTCGAAGGTGGAGAACTTCTGGCCGCTGTGGTAGGACAGGGAGTCGCCTGGcagaggggtggagggatggggctGCTGAGTCAGGGAGCCAGCCCCAAGCTGGCGTcaggtggggggggcgggtggagTGTGACAAGAGTGATGCTGTGAGAGGCATCACGTGGCAGCCTGGCAGGATGGGGCGCCCTCCCCAAGCTGGCTTTTGCATGAAGAGAAGCAGCTGCTCCTCATAGGGCTCCCTGGAGTAAGTGGACACGGCTTCTCCCAGGGCCCAGGTCCAACCTGGGTGGGAGCCAGCACGATCCTTCGGGGACTCGACAGGGAAGGAAGGGGTCGGGGGCCCAGCGGGCAGTGCCAACCCTGCCTTCTCTCCCGATGGCCGCTGGTGAGGCAGGCAGCAGGGGATACCTGCCCCGCCGTCCTCGAAGCCTGCCACGTAAAGGGTGTAGCCATCCTCCTCGGCACTGACCGCGTTGGGCGAGATAGAGAATTCGGCATACTTGGCGGAGGCCGTGTTGTTCTCAAAGTCCTCCAGGTCCACTCGCAGCTCATACTTCTGCTTCAGCGTCAGGAGGTGCAGGTTCTGCAGCcctgggggggtgagggggtgggtagGGGGCTCCTGGTTAGCAGAGCCTTGGCTCCTGGCTCGGGGCAGCTCCCGGCCCATGGgtgtcccctgccccctccttacCCAGCCAGTACTCCCCGTCGGCACGGCCGAAGCCCAGCTTGTAGTCGTTCCAGCCCCGGAAGAAACTCACTGAGCCATTGAATCTCTTCTGGAAAACCTGGAGCAGAGGACAGGCCTGGACCATCAAGAGTCCCAGGGGCGGGAGCCTCACCCAGGCTGGTGATGCTGAGGGCGTTTTGGTAAAAGACTGAGCTGGGCCCCGAAACAAGGCACACGCCCCTCAGTGAGCAGCTCCTGGGCGCCAGGCGCAAAGGTGAAGGGAGGAGTTGTTCTAGAGTCAGGCTCCTGGTAGTCAGTCCTGGCgggggctgtgtgaccttgggcaagttattcacCTCTCTGGGTTTCAGTTCCTCTGTACAGGGTCCCCGTCTCCCAGAACCATTGCAAGGATATAGGCACTAACCTGCCTCAGGCACCTAGAATTCAGTGTTGGCAGCAGCTCACACGCTATGCTGTGGCTATTATGggctccattttagagatggaaaaactgaagTGCACGGAGGTTAAGCCTAGGTGCACGGCGAGGACCAGAACCAGGCCTCTGTTCCCCCGACCCACTCACCGTCCACTTTCCGCCCGCAGTGGTCATGTCACAGAAGACCGGCACGGGCACGCTGGGGCCCGAGGGGTAGATGAGGTACACACCGTCCACCTGGTACCCCTGCGCGTAGACGTCATCACAGTCCAGGGGCTGCGGAAGGCAAGGCTTctccagagctgggggcaggggcagggagggtgaggggagggggaccAAGGTGCAGCCGGCCCCTCAGCACCCTGCAGTTTGCCTCCATCTCTAGGGTCACCAGAAATCAAGATCTCCtttggggtgtgggggaggatgCTCTTAGATCATCTCCACCTGCCccagggtggaggagaggagatGGCCTCCTGCAGGGCTCAGCCCTGAGGCCGGACTCCCAGAAATGATGGTTCCCAGGAACCTCTCCTCCCCCAACCTGCTGGCTGGGCCACTTACCGTCTCCCCGGATCCCGGAGATctggggggcgcaggggggcgtGCAGAGAAGCAGCAGCGGCAGGGCCAGGAGAACCTGGGACAGGACGTCAGGGTCACCTACTGCAGCCCCCCTCGTGcctcctccagccccagagcccctGGCGTACTCTGCACTTGGCCCTCATGTGAACCGCCCCCTGCCGGGAACCCCTTGCCTGTCCTTTGGCCCCTCTTTCCCCCCCTCTTCCCACGCCTGAGAAACCGGTCTCTGGGACAGGCTGGAGCCCTCCTGGCTTCAGAGTTTCAAGTGGATCGCTTCCCAGCGCCGTATCTGGTGCGGGTCCTCTTCCCGCAGCGGCTCAGGCCCACGGTGCCCAGAGTCCCCGGCCCCAGTACCTTCATGCTGCCAGTTCAGCTCGGAGCGGCTGGGTGTCTGCTGCCCCAGACTGCGCCCCAGACTGCACCCGCCCACAGTTATGTGCTGGGCCCTGGCCAGGcgccccggccccaccccctGGAGCTGCAGAgcccccctctccccttcccggCACCGCACCAGCATCTGCTTCCAGGGTCAGGAGAGCCAAGGGGGcccggggaggtgggggaggtggggccgggcccgggggccACCTGCGTCTCATTAGGTTTGTCGGGGGCAGGGCAGTGGGGATCTCACTCCCCGCTGAGTCACACTGCTCCCTGGGGTGCCTCTACACCCACCACCTGGACCTGTGGAACCCCTGGCACCCCCAACCCAGCCCCTGCTTCCTGatccaccccccaacccccccgccctaCAGAtgtctgtttattttctccttccctggcCTGTGTTTCATCAGTCTTTGGGGGAAGGCTAAGGAGTGGTGGGGAGGGTTCTTGGGAGGGGAGGCCTGTTCTGGGGGCGCAGAAGGCTGGGGAGGCAGCTTCAGAGCTCCTGATGTGGGAGCCTGTCTGGGGCTGGAGGGGGTTAGGGGCAGCGGGGGCCAGGCAGTCTCCTGGCAAGACTGGGACATTTCTGAGCCATGAGCGCAGCCTGCAGGCGTCCAAGTGCTGTCTGCCCCAGCTCGAGCCAGGGCCTTCTCCAGCCCCCTTCCAGCCCCCCTGGCTCTGGCCGCCGaggcccccttccccctcccacagAGTTCCCCGGTGATGTGTCTGCCTCACACACGGAGCTTGgggcctctcctttctctccaccttcccctcccccttccttccctcaacCTCTGCACTTTGGCCTCCATCCCACCTCAGACTCCCTTCTAGATCCACATAAGTAGTGTCCTGTCTTAGCCCAGAAAGCTCTCCCTTGCCTCCTGCCCCCATTGAGCCAGGGGTGCCTCCCAGCCTGCCCTGAGGCCCCACTGTCCCTATCTCCACCTGGGTTCCAGGCCTCCTCCGAGCCTTCTCGGGGTGCTcgctgcccccagccccttcATGAATGTCTTTGCTTCTGTTCTCTCCCCT
This region includes:
- the MAPK7 gene encoding mitogen-activated protein kinase 7 isoform X1, translating into MAEPLKEEEGDDGSGEPPGPVKAEPTNNAACVAAKNLALLKARSFDVTFDVGDEYEIIETIGNGAYGVVSSARRRLTGQQVAIKKIPNAFDVVTNAKRTLRELKILKHFKHDNIIAIKDILRPTVPYGEFKSVYVVLDLMESDLHQIIHSSQPLTLEHVRYFLYQLLRGLKYMHSAQVIHRDLKPSNLLVNENCELKIGDFGMARGLCTSPAEHQYFMTEYVATRWYRAPELMLSLHEYTQAIDLWSVGCIFGEMLARRQLFPGKNYVHQLQLIMMVLGTPSPAVIQAVGAERVRAYIQSLPPRQAVPWETVYPGADRQALSLLGRMLRFEPSARISAAAALRHPFLAKYHDPDDEPDCAPPFDFAFDREALTRERIKEAIVAEIEDFHARREGIRQQIRFQPSLQPVASEPGCPDVEMPSPWAPSGDCAMESPPPAPPPCPGPAPDTIDLTLQPPLPASEPAPPKKEGAISDNTKAALKAALLKSLRSRLRDGPSAPLEAPEPRKPVTAQERQREREEKRRRRQERAKEREKRRQERERKERGAGTSGGPSTDPLAGLVLSDNDRSLLERWTRMARPAAPTAAPTPAPAPAHAPVPAPAPAQPSSPPAAPPPKPAGSPTGPVPQPACPAPGPAPHPASPPGPVPGPAPLQTATPSLLAPPALVPPSGLPGPGAVAVLPYFPSGPPPPEPGGAPQPSTSESPDVNLVTQQLSKSQVEDPLPPVFSGTPKGSGAGYGVGFDLEEFLNQSFDMGVADGPQDGQADSASLSASLLADWLEGHGMNPADIESLQREIQMDSPMLLADLPDLQEP
- the MAPK7 gene encoding mitogen-activated protein kinase 7 isoform X2; amino-acid sequence: MESDLHQIIHSSQPLTLEHVRYFLYQLLRGLKYMHSAQVIHRDLKPSNLLVNENCELKIGDFGMARGLCTSPAEHQYFMTEYVATRWYRAPELMLSLHEYTQAIDLWSVGCIFGEMLARRQLFPGKNYVHQLQLIMMVLGTPSPAVIQAVGAERVRAYIQSLPPRQAVPWETVYPGADRQALSLLGRMLRFEPSARISAAAALRHPFLAKYHDPDDEPDCAPPFDFAFDREALTRERIKEAIVAEIEDFHARREGIRQQIRFQPSLQPVASEPGCPDVEMPSPWAPSGDCAMESPPPAPPPCPGPAPDTIDLTLQPPLPASEPAPPKKEGAISDNTKAALKAALLKSLRSRLRDGPSAPLEAPEPRKPVTAQERQREREEKRRRRQERAKEREKRRQERERKERGAGTSGGPSTDPLAGLVLSDNDRSLLERWTRMARPAAPTAAPTPAPAPAHAPVPAPAPAQPSSPPAAPPPKPAGSPTGPVPQPACPAPGPAPHPASPPGPVPGPAPLQTATPSLLAPPALVPPSGLPGPGAVAVLPYFPSGPPPPEPGGAPQPSTSESPDVNLVTQQLSKSQVEDPLPPVFSGTPKGSGAGYGVGFDLEEFLNQSFDMGVADGPQDGQADSASLSASLLADWLEGHGMNPADIESLQREIQMDSPMLLADLPDLQEP
- the MFAP4 gene encoding microfibril-associated glycoprotein 4 isoform X2; the protein is MKVLLALPLLLLCTPPCAPQISGIRGDALEKPCLPQPLDCDDVYAQGYQVDGVYLIYPSGPSVPVPVFCDMTTAGGKWTVFQKRFNGSVSFFRGWNDYKLGFGRADGEYWLGLQNLHLLTLKQKYELRVDLEDFENNTASAKYAEFSISPNAVSAEEDGYTLYVAGFEDGGAGDSLSYHSGQKFSTFDRDQDLFVQNCAALSSGAFWFRSCHFANLNGFYLGGSHLSYANGINWAQWKGFYYSLKRTEMKIRRA
- the MFAP4 gene encoding microfibril-associated glycoprotein 4 isoform X1; translation: MKVLLALPLLLLCTPPCAPQISGIRGDALEKPCLPQPLDCDDVYAQGYQVDGVYLIYPSGPSVPVPVFCDMTTAGGKWTVFQKRFNGSVSFFRGWNDYKLGFGRADGEYWLGLQNLHLLTLKQKYELRVDLEDFENNTASAKYAEFSISPNAVSAEEDGYTLYVAGFEDGGAGIPCCLPHQRPSGEKATPCPTTAARSSPPSTGTRTSLCRTARPSPQEPSGSAAATLPTSTASTWVAPTSPMLMASTGPSGRASTTLSSAPR